The following are encoded in a window of Arthrobacter sp. OAP107 genomic DNA:
- a CDS encoding amino acid permease yields MHADQQLSKSLKPRHLSMIAIAGVIGAGLFVGSGAAIQQAGPGILLAYMAAGIVVILVMRMLGEMAAANPETGSFSTYADKALGPWAGFSIGWLYAWFWIIVLGIEATAGAAIMHRWVPGIDQWVWALVLMVLLTLTNLGSVKSYGEFEFWFASIKVTAIILFLLFGVAAILGLVPGVPAPGLSNLTGNGGFLPNGPGAVLAGILVVVFAFFGAEIATIAAGESENPVEAVKKAVRSTVWRILVFYIGSIAIVVTLLPWNSANVAKSPYVAVIELFGIPGAGTIMDVVVLTSVLSCLNSGLYTASRMLFSLSQRGDAPKSWTRISKRGVPAAAVLASTVVGFITVGLNYIAPDTVFLFLVNTSGAIALFVWLVIATSQLVLRRRMGAAAKDLTLKMWFFPYLTWLAIGSIVALIIGMVILESTRESLLLSVALAVVVVGIGVWRYRKGGPGRAEATAASATPAETADAGVGSGPAS; encoded by the coding sequence ATGCACGCTGACCAACAACTGTCGAAATCCCTAAAACCCCGCCATCTGTCGATGATCGCCATTGCCGGCGTCATCGGCGCCGGCCTGTTCGTCGGCTCCGGAGCGGCCATCCAGCAGGCCGGTCCCGGCATCCTGCTTGCCTACATGGCCGCAGGCATCGTGGTCATCCTGGTCATGCGGATGCTTGGCGAGATGGCGGCCGCGAACCCCGAAACCGGATCCTTCTCCACCTACGCGGACAAGGCGCTGGGCCCCTGGGCGGGCTTCAGCATCGGCTGGCTCTATGCGTGGTTCTGGATCATCGTACTGGGCATCGAAGCCACGGCAGGAGCCGCGATCATGCACCGCTGGGTGCCCGGCATCGACCAGTGGGTCTGGGCCCTGGTGCTCATGGTTCTGCTCACGCTGACCAACCTGGGCTCGGTGAAGTCCTACGGGGAGTTCGAGTTCTGGTTCGCCTCCATCAAGGTCACGGCCATCATCCTTTTCCTCCTTTTCGGCGTCGCAGCGATCCTCGGCCTGGTTCCGGGTGTTCCGGCACCGGGCCTGAGCAACCTGACGGGCAACGGCGGCTTCCTGCCCAACGGCCCCGGAGCCGTCCTGGCCGGAATCCTCGTGGTGGTCTTCGCGTTCTTCGGGGCTGAGATCGCCACCATCGCTGCCGGTGAATCCGAAAACCCTGTGGAGGCGGTCAAGAAGGCCGTTCGGTCCACCGTCTGGCGCATCCTCGTCTTCTACATCGGCTCCATCGCGATTGTTGTCACGCTGCTCCCCTGGAACTCCGCGAACGTGGCCAAGAGCCCATACGTCGCCGTCATCGAGCTGTTCGGCATCCCCGGCGCGGGCACCATCATGGACGTCGTGGTGCTGACGTCGGTGCTGTCCTGCCTGAACTCGGGACTCTACACGGCCAGCCGCATGCTGTTCTCACTGTCGCAGCGCGGTGACGCCCCCAAGTCCTGGACCCGCATCTCCAAGCGCGGCGTGCCCGCCGCGGCGGTGCTGGCCTCCACCGTGGTCGGCTTCATCACCGTGGGGCTCAACTACATCGCCCCGGACACCGTCTTCCTGTTCCTGGTGAACACCTCCGGTGCCATAGCGCTGTTTGTCTGGCTGGTCATTGCCACGTCGCAGCTGGTGCTGCGCCGCCGGATGGGAGCCGCGGCCAAGGATCTGACGCTGAAGATGTGGTTCTTCCCCTACCTCACCTGGCTGGCGATTGGCAGCATCGTGGCGCTCATCATCGGCATGGTGATCCTGGAGTCCACCCGCGAGTCGCTTCTGCTCTCCGTGGCCCTGGCAGTCGTGGTCGTCGGCATCGGTGTGTGGCGCTACCGCAAGGGCGGCCCGGGGCGGGCTGAGGCGACCGCCGCTTCCGCAACGCCCGCCGAAACCGCAGATGCAGGAGTGGGGTCTGGCCCGGCGTCGTAA
- a CDS encoding YnfA family protein: MTILKSVLLFTLAAVAEIGGAWLIWQAVREDKAWWWAGLGIVALGLYGFVAAFQPDAHFGRVLAAYGGVFIVGSLVWGMLLDGFRPDRWDLIGAAVCLVGVAVIMFAPRQG; this comes from the coding sequence ATGACGATTCTGAAATCCGTGCTCCTTTTCACCCTGGCCGCCGTGGCCGAGATCGGCGGAGCCTGGCTGATCTGGCAGGCCGTGCGGGAGGACAAGGCGTGGTGGTGGGCCGGGCTCGGGATTGTGGCGCTGGGGCTCTACGGTTTCGTGGCCGCTTTCCAGCCGGACGCCCACTTCGGCCGGGTCCTCGCGGCCTACGGCGGGGTCTTCATCGTCGGTTCCCTGGTCTGGGGCATGCTTCTGGACGGCTTCCGGCCCGACCGCTGGGACCTCATCGGCGCCGCCGTCTGCCTCGTTGGCGTCGCCGTCATCATGTTCGCCCCCCGGCAGGGCTGA
- the rpsF gene encoding 30S ribosomal protein S6, whose protein sequence is MRPYELMVIIDPEVEERTVEPSLQKFLNVITNDGGTIEKVDIWGRRRLAYDIKKKSEGIYAVVNFTATPATAKELDRQLGLNETIMRTKIIRPEEQKVVAE, encoded by the coding sequence ATGCGTCCTTACGAATTGATGGTAATCATCGACCCCGAGGTCGAAGAGCGTACCGTAGAGCCGTCGCTTCAGAAGTTCCTGAACGTCATCACCAACGATGGTGGAACCATCGAAAAGGTTGACATCTGGGGCCGTCGCCGTCTGGCTTACGACATCAAGAAGAAGTCCGAAGGTATCTACGCCGTGGTGAACTTCACCGCGACGCCGGCTACCGCCAAGGAACTTGACCGCCAGTTGGGTCTCAACGAGACCATCATGCGCACCAAGATCATCCGCCCCGAAGAGCAGAAGGTTGTTGCTGAGTAA
- a CDS encoding single-stranded DNA-binding protein, translating to MAGETTITVIGNLTNDPELRFTPSGSAVANFTIASTPRTFDRQSNEWKDGETLFLRASVWREAAENVAESLTKGTRVIVSGRLKSRSYETKEGEKRTVIELEVDEIGPSLRYANAKVNRTQRSGGQGGFGGGNSGGFGGGGFGGGQGGNQGGNTGGSWGGNQQPAAQDDPWATPGVSNAGGGWGNGPDSEPPF from the coding sequence ATGGCAGGCGAAACCACTATTACGGTCATCGGTAATCTCACCAATGACCCCGAACTGAGGTTCACACCGTCAGGTTCGGCAGTAGCGAACTTCACCATCGCGTCCACGCCTCGCACCTTCGACCGCCAGTCCAATGAGTGGAAGGACGGGGAAACCTTGTTCCTCCGCGCGTCGGTCTGGCGGGAGGCAGCAGAAAACGTCGCCGAGTCGCTCACCAAGGGCACCCGCGTGATTGTTTCCGGCCGTCTGAAGAGCCGTTCCTACGAAACAAAAGAAGGCGAGAAGCGCACTGTTATCGAGCTCGAGGTCGACGAAATCGGCCCGAGCCTGCGTTACGCGAATGCCAAAGTCAACCGCACCCAGCGCTCCGGCGGCCAGGGCGGTTTCGGCGGCGGCAACAGCGGCGGATTCGGTGGCGGTGGATTCGGTGGCGGCCAGGGTGGAAACCAGGGCGGCAACACCGGAGGAAGCTGGGGCGGCAACCAGCAGCCCGCAGCGCAGGATGACCCCTGGGCAACGCCCGGAGTCAGCAATGCGGGCGGCGGCTGGGGCAACGGCCCGGATTCCGAACCTCCCTTCTAA
- the rpsR gene encoding 30S ribosomal protein S18, which translates to MAKAELRKPKPKSNPLKAADITVIDYKDVALLRKFISDRGKIRARRVTGVTVQEQRKIAQAIKNAREVALLPYSGAGRG; encoded by the coding sequence ATGGCTAAGGCTGAACTCCGTAAGCCCAAACCAAAGTCCAACCCCTTGAAGGCCGCTGACATCACCGTCATCGACTACAAGGACGTAGCATTGCTGCGCAAGTTCATCTCCGACCGCGGAAAGATCCGCGCCCGTCGCGTCACTGGCGTCACGGTGCAGGAACAGCGCAAGATCGCCCAGGCAATCAAGAACGCCCGCGAAGTTGCTCTGCTGCCCTACTCCGGCGCTGGCCGGGGCTAA
- the rplI gene encoding 50S ribosomal protein L9 — protein sequence MAKLILTHEVTGLGAAGDVVEVKDGYARNYLLPRGFALTWSKGGEKQVESIKAARAAREHASLEDAQKQAAALSAKPVKLVVKAGESGRLFGTVKQADVADAVEAAGLGSIDKRKVELPAHIKSVGSYQANVRLHDDVAAVIELDVVAGK from the coding sequence ATGGCAAAGCTCATTCTGACCCACGAAGTAACCGGTCTCGGTGCTGCTGGCGACGTTGTGGAGGTCAAGGACGGTTACGCACGTAACTACCTGCTGCCCCGCGGTTTCGCCCTGACCTGGTCCAAGGGTGGCGAGAAGCAGGTTGAGTCCATCAAGGCTGCCCGCGCCGCCCGCGAGCACGCTTCCCTGGAAGATGCTCAGAAGCAGGCCGCCGCTCTGTCCGCCAAGCCGGTCAAGCTGGTTGTCAAGGCCGGCGAAAGCGGCCGCCTGTTCGGCACGGTCAAGCAGGCCGACGTCGCCGACGCTGTTGAGGCCGCAGGCCTGGGCAGCATCGACAAGCGCAAGGTTGAACTGCCGGCCCACATCAAGTCGGTTGGTTCCTACCAGGCCAACGTCCGTCTGCACGACGACGTTGCCGCTGTGATCGAACTCGACGTAGTCGCAGGCAAGTAG
- a CDS encoding FMN reductase: METRRITVLSAGLGVPSSSRLLADQLAAAATRELTAAGYEVATDVVELRDLAVDIANNFVTGFAPPRLAEVIAGVESSDGIIAVSPVFSASYSGLFKSFFDVLDPKSLDGKAALLGATGGTDRHQMVLDHAMRPLFSYLRTRTAATAVFAGPQDWGNTDDGGTPLSVRIERAAAEFGRLLDGDQPGRKPAALESLPFEQLLAGISGGR; the protein is encoded by the coding sequence ATGGAGACCCGCCGCATAACCGTTCTGTCCGCCGGCCTGGGAGTGCCGTCGTCGAGCCGCCTGCTGGCCGACCAGCTGGCCGCCGCCGCGACCCGGGAGCTGACGGCTGCCGGCTACGAGGTGGCCACCGACGTGGTTGAGCTTCGTGACCTGGCCGTGGACATCGCCAACAACTTCGTCACGGGCTTTGCCCCGCCCCGGCTGGCAGAAGTGATCGCCGGCGTCGAGTCCTCCGACGGCATCATCGCCGTCTCACCGGTGTTCAGCGCGTCCTACAGTGGCTTGTTCAAGTCATTCTTCGATGTGCTTGACCCCAAGTCGCTGGACGGCAAAGCCGCGCTTCTGGGGGCCACCGGCGGAACGGACCGCCACCAGATGGTGCTGGACCACGCAATGCGCCCGCTGTTCAGCTACCTGCGCACGCGGACGGCCGCCACGGCCGTCTTCGCCGGCCCCCAGGACTGGGGAAACACGGACGACGGCGGAACCCCCCTTTCGGTGCGGATCGAACGGGCGGCGGCAGAGTTCGGCCGTCTCCTGGACGGGGACCAGCCGGGCCGCAAGCCGGCCGCGCTCGAGTCGCTGCCCTTCGAGCAGCTGCTGGCCGGCATCTCAGGCGGCCGGTAA
- a CDS encoding zf-TFIIB domain-containing protein → MKCPIDSSDLVMSERSGVEIDYCPQCRGVWLDRGELDKIIDRINAGAPAAPPAHVPPVPASPAPGMAPPPLYRDFEPRRDQARYDDRSHGKGYDRESDRRRNKKKEGWLGDLFDF, encoded by the coding sequence ATGAAATGTCCCATTGATTCTTCGGACCTGGTCATGAGCGAACGCAGCGGCGTGGAAATCGACTACTGCCCGCAGTGCCGGGGTGTGTGGCTGGACCGCGGCGAACTGGACAAGATCATCGACCGGATAAACGCAGGCGCGCCGGCGGCTCCTCCGGCGCACGTTCCCCCCGTTCCGGCCTCGCCTGCGCCCGGCATGGCTCCTCCACCGCTGTACCGCGACTTCGAACCGCGGCGTGACCAGGCGCGCTACGACGACCGCAGCCACGGCAAGGGGTACGACCGCGAGTCTGACCGCCGCCGCAACAAGAAGAAGGAAGGCTGGCTGGGGGACCTGTTCGACTTCTAG